A segment of the Necator americanus strain Aroian chromosome IV, whole genome shotgun sequence genome:
ATAGAGTATGATAGGACTAGCATGCAAATTCGAAACACACTTCATCCCACATCCTCTTCAGCTCATCCTCGCTGATGGAAGGTTTCTCTTTCGTGGCCATAATTGAATGAAGTTCTTTCCACTTGGTTCTAATTTTGTTGATATCGCCCACTCCCTTTCTTTCACTGAATTGTACATATTGTTGTAATACCATTGGGCTTTCACAGCATCCTCTATTTTCTGTCCAatgaatttgcaaaaatggtAGTTAGCGCTTAGTTAGTATATACTTCACAGTTTTCACGTTACAGCCCAATTTGATTCCACCTACATTCTTCACGCACGAATTTACGAGGAAGGTTCGTCGGTATAATTGGTTTGACATTTCCTGACATCCAGGAGCATACAGTCACGGATAACTGATATAGTGGGGTCAGAACGGTGAACGCTGCCCCTCGAGCACAGGTGCAGAGGCAGCCCGCGATTGCCCATCTCCGCACTCTGAGTGAAGCTAGCGGGGTCACAGCTTCGAAGGCAGCTGCTTTCACACTATACCACACTTCAGAACGCAGAACAGTAAAGAAGGTCCCGGCGGAtactccgcgaatgcctccgagacctTACGTGCCCAGTGGgtacgcgaacatacctcgacgaggtcaTGCTCCGGTCGTTCATGAAGatgcagacaaccgtcttataTGTTCTTCGAGACGCGGAGAACTGcacagttacaaggaaataagCAAACAAATGGTGTGAGTCGttgaaattaccgaataagtaaaaagaacaacagagtttgatagaagtacatttgattttgtatggtgttctaataaagaaagggacaTAGTTTGCATTTATATTAGGTTCGGAATGTCTAGAAATCTCATCAAAATTgaactccttttctttctgtaacttccaagaagtcagagacaCGGAAGGTCCCTCTGTGCGAAAATTAATTAGCTACATGagagcttgggagttacaggataacgataattctcattaccgttacttttgaaagctggaatgttccgttttaacgaaaatttttatacacttaatttgaagctattagatacatacttatctcatatttcaagtGAGGAGTTCCTTTGCTTTTGGTACGATTACAAGTCCACCTCACATCATAAAATTGCAGTGGATGtatctgattctccaaaacaatttcgtAGATAGTGAAtcatatcctagccggtgatgcagtgTGATTAGCGGTAAGTAAGCAGAGATagctatttaggtgctaacGAAAGTAAATCTTCTTAAGATAcacaccatcgctaattgctctgaccaGGCATGAcaggggcatgctcgaaattccgccggggtcctctttacacgcactattttgacacgactataGCACAGCATCCATTAATTCGCTAACTCGTCCTTTAATGTAATCAAGTGATTAGCACTCAGACTCTGATCAATAACCAAAAAGCAATATCGAACAAATTCATTCAGAGCCACTTTACAGCAAAATTCTTCTCTCCAAcacttttcttgaaatattttatagcTGGCTTCAAACCAGAACATACCACAGTATCACGAAGCATATTATAGGGAGCCCTATAGGTACTGATAGGTATGATAGGGAGAAGCCAGACCCTTCTCACGTGAAGGAGGTCTAACTCGTGACCTGGAGCTCAAGTAATGaagatcccttcgccaaccgcgCAAAAGTGAGGGGGTTCTTTTTGCCAaacgttcaaaagtgaaggggagcaCACAAATGGCCGGAAAAGTACAGAAAGCTGCCAGCGTCAGTATGTTATTATCGTCAGCAAACCATAGCTTTACTCTTGAACTAGTCAAAACTTACGTGATGTTCTGTTTGATCGCTTCAAAATTAGCATCGTCGagcaaaaaatcgaaatttagTTCTGGTCGCAATGTAGAAGAACGTCGAAGTTGCGGTAATCCTAAGCAGATTCTACCGGGAAAGACGATTCTGTGGGCCAATACAGCGGTGCACAACCGTTTCATCTATTGTATTACACATACAAAAACAGATTGATTGCAAAGAGGATGAAAAATCTCCCAGATTTAGAAAAATCCCGCACAGATAGATAAACCCCGCAGAAACGACTTCCATTCAACGACACTCCTCTGATAAGAATTTATCAAATATGTAACATCTCAACAAAActatcatttcaaaaaaatgtaaacataACAACTGTTTATAGAGATCCTTGGCACCTTTAATAAGCCTGTGAAGAAACCCATTTCAAGTAAAGGTTCAGTGCCGCGCAGATTTCCTTTCAGAGTAAATTTGAAATCGAGCATGGGCACGAGTGAGCATTTGATAACAATGTTCGACCTGAAACACTTGTGAATGGTTCTTAAAGAATAAAGAGCCCCAAAATTTGTAgagaaaataaactttttggGGGAAGGGGTTGTGAGACTAAAATAAAGACTTACATTAATTCTACCAAACCGTCGTTCTGCTTCGCGAAGTTGATTGGACTCGTAACTGCGAAGGGTTTGAGCCATTCGTTGCAGCTGTAATGCAGATTTTAGAATTGAAATATGACAATAACAAACAGTAGAAAAACACCTTATCTTCAAGTTCGGGAGTAACTGGTGGAAAACACATCCAAAAGTGCTTCAAAAGTTCCGCAACAGCATCATGGATTGCGTGCAATTCGTTAAGTTGGGCGGGTGACAAACCCCACTCCGACGGGTCAGCAGAGCCACTTATTCGAGCTTCTGTATCTGTACCGTTCTGAAAATCAGAACAAATGTATAATGAAACGATTAAAAGTTAGAATTCATTACGAAATATGACAGGTAGTTTATTCACAATCATAACCGTCATCACTGAGCAGAGCAGAAACAATCACTAGTGTTGATGATGGTGCTCTAGTATTcagtaactttaactttagTAACACAGTTTTTACTTCGCATAGATGCAAATAACATTTCATATagcgattttcaaaaaaaaaaaaaaagaagcggaaaATACCAGAACTACAAGGCAtcgaaacatttgaaaaaaggtgGAGTAATAATGACAGAAATGCTATTCTCACCATTTCGCCATACTCTACATCAAATACTTCCATCTCTTCATCTTCCGGAATGAGAATGTCCTAAAACACTGAAATAAAGGTAACAATAAATTGAGACACTTAAAACGTATGCTGCCTtactagaagaaaacaaatcgaaacAGACGctgcaacaaaaccaacacagCTTTCTAGGAATTCCCTAcaactgcgaaaaaaaatatataatagatCCAAAAGTCACTAAAGTATTGTCCCAACTATGTCTGAATAATTCTTCATTAACTCTTTCAAGATCACATGAAATTTGCCCCGTATCAAGGATAAGAGCtcagaaaaaacaactaactAATTGAGAGCTAACTAGAGTTTAATATAAGTAATCCACTTGTAATGTAACTCACTTCATCAGAAGAACTTTCTAGCAATGTCAAGACGATGGCCTTGTAATTCGCAGCTTCTTCAGGTGAATAGGTTCTCTTaacaaagtaaataaacagaaCCCGAATGACGCTCCAAAAAGTGAATTACATTGACTCCTCCATGATCGGTTTTTATTGATAAGCTCTGACAGTCTTGTTTACCATCCTGATCCACTAGCTCACTTGACTCCAATCTTTTCTCGTCTTCATCAATAATTCGCTGCaatgattgattttttgaaaaaaaaaaaaagcccagAGGAAGTAAAGTCATATACAAACCAGACTTCACGAGTAACTCACTCACGTTCAGAACAGCAAAACCAGATTGTTTTGGAGCTTCACTGGTTGTGTCATCTGTAGACGTTGATGGCTTCAGCACAGACAGGATCTTCTCCGACAAGTAGTTACAACGACGTACTAAAGTGCTTTTCTGTGCGCCTTTCGTAGCCTCGGGCTTCTGAGAAATGAAggattttcaaagtaaaatgTTGTACTCCTGCAAACACACCACAAAGTCCTTCAAGACATTGTCATCAAGATGATCCAAATCGAATCGCTTACGGTGCACTCCGTCAGAATGGATCTTCTCAATTTCAGCTTCATCCATCCTAACACAATCCGCAAATGGGTCATTTGGATTGGGGAGAACCTTTCAcaggaaataaaatgaaatggagaAGTTCCGAAATGCTCATCTCATgcaaattcaacaaaaaaaaaagactaagaaACCACAGAAAATTTGCCGCATAAACATTGCTCTTTATATGCTAAAAAAAGCAACCCAACCTCTCTTTCACGGTGAAAATAATGTGACTGGAAAAACTTCGTCCAGAATTGAGCTTCAGTCATTTCATGAGGGACAAGCTccaaatgctttttttcaactaaagAATGACAACTGACAACAATTCAAACGAAAAgcagtgaaggaaaaaattagtaaaaacaGAACGTTTGATATACTCGCCAGCAGGATAAGTGTTGAACACGGATTGTATGATTTCAGTATTTAAGTTCAATTTAATCCCATTTGTACCCTCCTGTTGCACAATATTGGTGAGAAAAGCGCCACTTATACCCGATTTGTCCTCGACAGCACCAGACTGGAAACATATAATCAAAATTTATAACAAGAATAAAgcaaatggaaagaaatccaTGAATATTTGTGTAATAGCTGAACTCACAGAGCTATAATAGTCTGTCCAAAATTCTTGGGCGGTAATGAGCTTCGAAGCAACAAGGTGAGTATAAAGCTGGTCCAGCTGCTTGTTTTCCCCTAATAACCGCTGCTTTTCTCTCAATTCTGACTGTTTGACATCTTTTTCGTTCGATGCAGCCAGCTGGAAAATACACGCATTAGAGCCGATGGATATAACAAAATAACACAATGAATCAAAGCGCTGTAGAATCGTAGAAGCCATACCTGGTTCACCCTCTGACGATGTGCGATAAGAGCTTGCTGAAGAGTTTCTTTGAGCAGATCCCTTTCCTTGGTCAGTCCTTCTTTATCCAAAGCAGGATTCAAAAACACAAACGTTGCTTGGTCGTCATTTTGGAGAACCAATTGTAATTGCACTTTCGACTTGTTAGGAGGAGATACACGCTGACCTAATGCAGCATCAATCACCAAAGCCAAAGAGAATACAATTCACATAAATACCTTTGATTTGCATAAACTTCACGTACAGGATCTCTGGCCCTGCATTATCTCTCCACTCTACATGTTCCCTAAGATATATGTCAATACAACAAGCAGCAAGACCGACAAATCGTCCGTATGGCATGAAAGTAAAGGACAACTCACTTATACAGCATCAAACGACCTATTGGTGAGCGACCATCTCCTGATTTTCTGTATTTGACATGATCAAGGCTAAGCAGCAATTCCGAATTGTCGACCATCACTTGTCCACTACTGTGTAGGCCTCTAGAACACCCAACAGGCAACTGGATCGACTAATTCGACCGACGAGGACTCCGGAAACTCATGCAGATTTCAAACTCGATGATGGTGAACGACGTGAATCATAGTGGAAAAGCCGTGACTGCGCTACGTACCTACGCGTGCTACGGTTCCCTGCAATACattgttcaaaaataattcttttgtcTTTCTCTGCATGTGtgtattttatctttttgtgTATTTCTTCACTTCTGTAATCTCTATGTAAGAGTCCACTACTGTGACGTACGACGTTTTTTATGCCTCAGGAAGATTGATATACGTCCGTATTATTTGCTTTGCGTATTTTGCTTCAGCAGCGTTATTCGTTTTGCGCAGGTCAGATTTCTTATCATTcaataatttcatattttcgttCGTTTCACAGGTGTGTCGTAAACACAAACTCCTAAAACTCTATGTCAAGAGAGACAAGCCGGTCACCGGGAAGCGAAACGCGGGTCCTCGTCGATGATATTAATACTGGGGGTGATGTTGGTCTGTTGTCGTTCTCCACACCGATGACATCCTCGGTCCCACCGATCGACGTAgacattgaagaaaatgaacgcgagaaggagaagaagtggAGTCGAAAATCGCTTGATGAACATAAACCAAAAAGAAGGGATACGACAACTCcattcacaaattttcttcatcgTTTCACTCGATCTGAAGATAAGAAAGAGGACAAgcagaaaaatacaataagCGAAGAAGATGCGTTGGATCGCCCGGATAAACTCTTAGTCCCAgactcagaagaaaaatggttTGAAATGAAGACTATGGATGGAGGATTTCGCACAGCCTTAGAAATCGGTGTGTTACATTCCATATCTTTCTTCTCGATTCTTTGCTActcatttttgcaatttttggtTTGCTCTTCGTCATTTCTCAGGTTTTTTAGGCACTGGCACATAATTTATCGTtatctttaaaattttctttatttcctgcATGGATTCGGTGGATATTTAAATTAGGTTTGTTTTGCAGGACATGAAGCAGGCGCTCCAGTTTACGAGTGGAAGATGGATTCACTTGAGGAATCGCTACTGACAGAGTTCCAACCTGCGCACAAAGAGCTTCTGAGAGTGGAGCATAGCGATCCCGATCTTGATGATCTTGAACGGTCTATGTTAAAACTTCTTGAAGAATTTCGAAGCGGTCAAATGCGTGCACTCACTGATGATCAAATGGAGAGCATGCGCGCAATGAAGAAAGAGCACGAGGATGTCACTAATCTTCACCTAGCACTCTATAATCTAGACAAAACTGGTTGCGAGAAAAGCGAAGACGAGCTCGATGTGATGTATGATGAGCTCAGTCAAAAATTACTATGTATGCATGATTGTATGCCTGCTTTCGTACATGGAGACTAATCCTCATGTCACTCGCATAAAATTAGATTCGGGAAAATTATGTTTAGCTTTACTTACTTAGTCGGTGGATTATTCTTGTCGTTTTTTCTATTACCTGTGATTGGAATGGGTATCGCCTCATTATTAAATATGTatgattttttcaatgtttttattccgCCTTTTTTACTGTCGTACTCACTGAACTTGCACCAGCTGTGTATGGATAATGTAAATAAAGGTTTCAGGTAATTGAACAttgatttctttctgcttAATGAGTGCAATCATTGCGAAGCTTTTCACCGATATGCCGAGTATTGAAGGGTTGCTCAAGATCATCAATGAAATTCCCGAGGGAGACGGTAAATCTCTACTGCTTCTCATTTTATCTGGACAACATACTTACTTTTCACAATTCTAGAAGGTGCTCCTGAGAAAGTTGCCGAGCTCGCACGAAAACACAAGGATGTGTTTGAGAAGAAGCCGGGAGAAATTGAGCATTTTTTGTCAAATTGCAATCCTAAAGTTGGATCAGTGAGTTCTTCGAACGTTTACACGTATACATAAAAACGGAAACTTCGTCTCTTTCCTTATAACTTTTTACAGCTAGGCTATCATAAAACATTCGAtattatcattttttgaaCGTTAATTCTTTGCTATTCCGGCCAACTTAGAGTGGCGCGATCTTGAAGTAAAGTAGACTTTCTTTACGGACTCATGATCctgcatatgtatatatatatatattatattatatttatatgcatatattatcatatatttatatgcatatatatatgcatataaatatgcatatatatatgcatatgaatatgcatatatacatatatgtacatgtatacatacaaatatgtgtatatatatttcTACGATTTGAGGGTTCCATTTAGATGCGGGATCCTATATGATATGGGATCGAGAAATTTTggtcaaaaaaatataataagatTCCGATAGCCCAGAATACTATCGATGCCAGTATTAGCTGGCATTTCTCCATGATATCCATGTGAGAAAGAGCTCTAGTTTTAAGATGGTAACTGTGACTCAGAAGACAATCGATAAATTAAAACTGGATTTTTTACGCTCAGCCCACATATTGCAAATTTAGGCTGCAATGGTAGCTGCGTTGAAAGCGTTATATGATAGTTCAATTGGAAAGAACAACGAGCAAGGTGCTGATCGTGCAGTGGAGTTTTTGAAACACTTAATAGATAGTGGAAATATGGTGGCAGCACACCTTAAGCTTGTTCCTGACATAGGTTAGTAATCAGCTATTGTTTCAATTTGTTGTGCCCTGTTTATGCTTGATCTTTTGATGcttaatgtatttatttttaagtgT
Coding sequences within it:
- a CDS encoding hypothetical protein (NECATOR_CHRIV.G15748.T1) translates to MSRETSRSPGSETRVLVDDINTGGDVGLLSFSTPMTSSVPPIDVDIEENEREKEKKWSRKSLDEHKPKRRDTTTPFTNFLHRFTRSEDKKEDKQKNTISEEDALDRPDKLLVPDSEEKWFEMKTMDGGFRTALEIGHEAGAPVYEWKMDSLEESLLTEFQPAHKELLRVEHSDPDLDDLERSMLKLLEEFRSGQMRALTDDQMESMRAMKKEHEDVTNLHLALYNLDKTGCEKSEDELDVMYDELSQKLLCMHDCMPAFVHGD
- a CDS encoding hypothetical protein (NECATOR_CHRIV.G15747.T1), with amino-acid sequence MVDNSELLLSLDHVKYRKSGDGRSPIGRLMLYKEHVEWRDNAGPEILYVKFMQIKGQRVSPPNKSKVQLQLVLQNDDQATFVFLNPALDKEGLTKERDLLKETLQQALIAHRQRVNQLAASNEKDVKQSELREKQRLLGENKQLDQLYTHLVASKLITAQEFWTDYYSSSGAVEDKSGISGAFLTNIVQQEGTNGIKLNLNTEIIQSVFNTYPAVEKKHLELVPHEMTEAQFWTKFFQSHYFHREREVLPNPNDPFADCVRMDEAEIEKIHSDGVHRKRFDLDHLDDNVLKDFVKPEATKGAQKSTLVRRCNYLSEKILSVLKPSTSTDDTTSEAPKQSGFAVLNRIIDEDEKRLESSELVDQDGKQDCQSLSIKTDHGGVNRTYSPEEAANYKAIVLTLLESSSDEDILIPEDEEMEVFDVEYGEMNGTDTEARISGSADPSEWGLSPAQLNELHAIHDAVAELLKHFWMCFPPVTPELEDKLQRMAQTLRSYESNQLREAERRFGRINVEHCYQMLTRAHARFQIYSERKSARH